One region of Streptomyces sp. NBC_00442 genomic DNA includes:
- the sufD gene encoding Fe-S cluster assembly protein SufD has product MAEAQNIPAGSTTAGSIAVAAESTVATRMSAPPSFDVADFPVPHGREEEWRFTPLERLRGLHDGTAVATGDGVKVVVEAPEGVLVETVGRDDARLSRAGTPADRVAAQAYSSFEKASVVSVPKDTVLTEPIRIAVHGEGGVAYGHQVVELGAFAEAVVVIDHTGDAVLAAGVDYLIGDGAKLTVVSVQDWDDKAVHVSQHNALIGRDATFKSFVVTFGGDLVRLHPRVAYAGTGGEAELFGLYFTDKGQHQEHRLLVDHNTPHCKSNAVYKGALQGDDAHAVWIGDVLIQAAAEGTDTYEMNRNLVLTDGARVDSVPNLEIETGEIAGAGHASATGRFDDEQLFYLMSRGIPAMEARRLVVRGFFAELVQQIGLPDVEERLLAKIETELEASV; this is encoded by the coding sequence ATGGCTGAGGCTCAGAACATCCCGGCCGGTTCCACCACGGCCGGCTCGATCGCGGTGGCCGCCGAGTCGACCGTCGCCACCCGCATGAGCGCCCCCCCGTCCTTCGACGTCGCGGACTTCCCGGTCCCGCACGGCCGTGAGGAGGAGTGGCGGTTCACGCCGCTGGAGCGGCTGCGCGGGCTGCACGACGGCACAGCCGTCGCCACCGGTGACGGTGTGAAGGTCGTCGTCGAGGCGCCCGAGGGCGTCCTCGTCGAGACCGTCGGGCGCGACGACGCCCGCCTGAGCAGGGCCGGCACGCCGGCGGACCGCGTCGCGGCCCAGGCGTACTCGTCCTTCGAGAAGGCCTCCGTCGTGAGCGTCCCCAAGGACACGGTGCTCACCGAGCCGATCCGGATCGCCGTGCACGGCGAGGGCGGCGTGGCCTACGGCCACCAGGTCGTCGAGCTCGGCGCGTTCGCCGAGGCCGTCGTGGTCATCGACCACACCGGTGACGCGGTGCTCGCCGCGGGCGTCGACTACCTCATCGGCGACGGCGCCAAGCTGACCGTCGTCTCCGTGCAGGACTGGGACGACAAGGCCGTCCACGTCTCCCAGCACAACGCGCTGATCGGCCGCGACGCCACCTTCAAGTCCTTCGTGGTCACCTTCGGCGGCGACCTGGTACGGCTGCACCCGCGGGTCGCCTACGCCGGCACCGGCGGCGAGGCCGAGCTCTTCGGCCTGTACTTCACCGACAAGGGCCAGCACCAGGAGCACCGCCTCCTGGTCGACCACAACACCCCGCACTGCAAGTCCAATGCCGTGTACAAGGGCGCCCTCCAGGGCGACGACGCACACGCCGTGTGGATCGGTGACGTCCTCATCCAGGCCGCGGCCGAGGGCACGGACACCTACGAGATGAACCGCAACCTGGTTCTGACCGACGGCGCCCGCGTCGACTCGGTGCCGAACCTGGAGATCGAGACCGGCGAGATCGCCGGCGCCGGTCACGCGTCCGCCACCGGCCGCTTCGACGACGAGCAGCTCTTCTACCTGATGTCGCGCGGCATCCCGGCGATGGAGGCCCGTCGCCTGGTCGTGCGCGGCTTCTTCGCGGAGCTCGTCCAGCAGATCGGTCTGCCGGACGTCGAGGAGCGCCTCCTGGCGAAGATCGAGACGGAGCTGGAGGCTTCCGTCTGA
- a CDS encoding bifunctional 3-phenylpropionate/cinnamic acid dioxygenase ferredoxin subunit has translation MAFVKACALSELESDTPKRVEIDGTPVSLVKTGGEVFAINDICSHANVSLSEGEVEDCAIECWLHGSSFDLRTGKPSGLPATRPVPVYPVQIQGDDVLVSVTQES, from the coding sequence ATGGCCTTCGTCAAAGCCTGTGCGCTGAGCGAGCTGGAGAGCGACACCCCCAAGCGGGTGGAGATCGACGGCACGCCGGTGTCCCTCGTCAAGACCGGGGGCGAGGTGTTCGCGATCAACGACATCTGCTCGCACGCGAACGTGTCGCTCTCGGAGGGCGAGGTCGAGGACTGCGCCATCGAGTGCTGGCTGCACGGCTCCAGCTTCGACCTCCGCACCGGCAAGCCGTCCGGCCTCCCCGCGACGCGCCCCGTGCCCGTATACCCCGTACAGATCCAAGGGGACGATGTGCTCGTCTCCGTCACCCAGGAGTCCTGA